Proteins encoded by one window of Desulfovibrio ferrophilus:
- a CDS encoding glycosyltransferase family 4 protein, whose amino-acid sequence MAEHDKKFFLYQPFIPHYRIPIWKRLNEALEGQLVIIHGHARKDSFHSDHHALPFETLAVHNRWFLGQKLMHQPFTAPFKKYGRPAAIIASQNPRFTALYPLVLHCKIQNIPLVLRGHGRSRSRTLANSQHPYDYIHRAMLRACDAFVCYTDQSRAELCDIVAPSKLFVGRNTLDSDVLINLRRTLETEGRSTVRKRLGLKPDLPYVSYIGRLVQNKRPDLIQDTLDALHKKGIKCGAIIIGDGPLRLEIEQRARQAGLEDIHFTGYIDDWAQSASYLFASDILLNPGHIGLAVNHAFCLGLPIVTSRPWAPDSPGTIHAPEVDYITHGLTGRFSDTLQAETLAENVLKCLAKRHFMSDNCARYAETRLTVSTMIQGHIQAINHALTCRGYPTLKTQQ is encoded by the coding sequence ATGGCTGAACACGACAAAAAATTCTTTCTCTATCAACCCTTCATCCCTCATTACCGGATTCCCATCTGGAAACGATTGAATGAAGCTCTGGAGGGACAACTGGTTATCATCCATGGTCATGCCAGAAAGGACAGCTTCCACTCTGACCACCATGCGTTGCCTTTCGAGACTCTTGCCGTTCACAACCGATGGTTCTTGGGACAAAAACTCATGCACCAGCCGTTTACAGCCCCTTTCAAAAAGTACGGACGCCCAGCTGCAATCATCGCCTCTCAAAATCCTCGATTCACCGCTCTGTACCCACTCGTTCTGCACTGTAAGATACAAAATATTCCTCTTGTTCTCAGGGGCCATGGCCGCTCAAGATCAAGGACGCTAGCAAATAGCCAACATCCATATGACTACATTCACAGGGCCATGCTGCGCGCCTGCGACGCCTTTGTCTGCTATACAGACCAATCCCGAGCCGAACTATGCGACATCGTTGCCCCAAGCAAACTGTTCGTTGGACGAAACACTTTGGATAGCGATGTCCTAATCAATTTGCGACGCACTTTGGAGACTGAAGGACGCAGCACCGTGCGCAAACGTTTAGGCCTCAAGCCAGACCTTCCGTACGTTTCATACATCGGACGATTGGTCCAAAATAAGCGCCCCGACTTAATTCAAGATACGCTTGATGCTCTTCACAAAAAGGGAATAAAATGCGGGGCCATTATAATCGGAGACGGCCCCCTTAGGCTCGAAATTGAGCAACGCGCCCGCCAAGCAGGGCTTGAAGATATCCACTTCACCGGATATATTGACGACTGGGCTCAATCGGCCTCTTATCTGTTTGCCAGCGACATACTGCTCAATCCAGGTCATATTGGCCTCGCGGTTAACCATGCCTTCTGCCTTGGCCTCCCTATTGTCACCAGCCGCCCTTGGGCCCCAGACTCTCCGGGAACAATCCATGCCCCTGAGGTTGACTACATCACCCATGGTCTAACTGGCCGCTTTTCTGATACTCTCCAGGCTGAGACACTCGCTGAAAATGTTCTGAAATGCCTAGCTAAACGACACTTCATGAGCGACAATTGCGCGCGGTATGCTGAGACTAGATTAACTGTGAGCACAATGATCCAGGGCCACATTCAGGCCATTAATCATGCCCTGACCTGTCGTGGATACCCCACGTTAAAAACTCAACAGTAG
- a CDS encoding glycosyltransferase family 4 protein, with amino-acid sequence MTQKGSSLRKLLIFKGAVVQQDDKSFLHRNVNAYLKGLATLFDSVLFCSKIMQVSEQSPRWQTELTQEVGLFPLLSPSRPNLLSKMSHFLSEIKQLRVLVRQEETCVLAHIPNSYVPLMVLLARPKHLVLYLASDWRENAGHALPGKSLGRTLRLLYYAWGANYCIRRAKAVICAGEKVYKQTSAKHPQVIRTAPMVDIETSNHATPYPETPKENPPRRFRFLYVGSFIPIKNLSLLARAFRSLVTGANIEAELHLVGAGPEEQTLRNILNTDKNCHYKFHGYISDKNKLNNIYSESDALVISSHNEGFPRVIYEAMRHGLPVVSTSVGGIPLQLQDHKTALLVPPDSEETFCCALKMLIEKPDLYKTLSQNGIEYVHNILTTPAWKQHGRLVNDILDDTGREDING; translated from the coding sequence ATGACCCAAAAAGGAAGCTCTCTCCGCAAGCTCCTTATATTTAAGGGAGCCGTCGTTCAGCAAGACGACAAATCCTTTTTGCATCGCAACGTCAATGCCTACCTCAAAGGGCTCGCAACACTTTTTGACTCTGTCCTCTTTTGCTCCAAAATCATGCAAGTCTCGGAGCAATCCCCGCGCTGGCAAACGGAGCTTACGCAAGAAGTTGGCCTATTCCCGCTCCTGTCGCCCTCTCGTCCCAACCTGCTCTCGAAAATGAGTCACTTTCTATCAGAAATAAAACAACTGCGGGTACTGGTTCGCCAAGAAGAGACCTGCGTCCTTGCACACATTCCCAACAGCTATGTCCCGCTGATGGTCCTTTTGGCCAGACCAAAACATCTCGTCCTATATCTCGCTTCAGACTGGAGAGAAAACGCTGGGCATGCATTACCGGGGAAGAGCCTTGGCAGGACCCTCAGGCTGCTCTATTATGCTTGGGGAGCCAACTATTGTATCCGTCGGGCAAAGGCCGTCATTTGTGCTGGAGAAAAAGTCTACAAGCAGACCAGCGCCAAACATCCCCAAGTAATCCGCACGGCCCCAATGGTTGATATTGAGACCTCCAACCATGCCACTCCATACCCAGAAACACCTAAGGAGAATCCTCCCCGGCGTTTCAGATTTCTCTATGTAGGTAGCTTTATCCCCATTAAAAATTTATCTCTTCTGGCTAGAGCCTTTCGTTCACTTGTCACTGGGGCCAACATTGAAGCTGAACTCCACCTCGTTGGCGCTGGCCCGGAAGAACAAACTCTCAGAAACATCCTGAATACAGACAAAAATTGCCACTACAAATTTCATGGATATATCTCAGATAAAAATAAACTGAACAACATCTATTCTGAATCGGACGCACTCGTTATATCCTCTCACAATGAAGGGTTTCCACGAGTTATATATGAAGCCATGCGGCATGGCCTACCAGTGGTCTCCACTAGCGTAGGAGGTATCCCCCTTCAACTCCAAGACCATAAAACCGCTCTGCTGGTCCCCCCCGATTCCGAAGAAACTTTCTGCTGCGCATTGAAAATGCTCATCGAGAAGCCCGATCTCTATAAGACACTGTCCCAAAACGGTATCGAGTATGTTCACAATATCCTCACAACACCAGCCTGGAAACAGCATGGCCGCCTTGTAAATGATATTCTGGATGACACGGGACGCGAGGATATCAATGGCTGA
- a CDS encoding glycosyltransferase family 2 protein: MTPTLPKVSIIIRARNEEFWLGQALAQVNTQTYRDFETILVDSGSTDNTIAIFSHYRPDDPILQLKTFRPGDAINKGIEAGKGQLAVILSAHCIPATESWLEHLVETMDDERVGAAYGRQLPLPSSHPFDKRDLLNTFGIEPRLQKLDTFFHNANSIIRRSLWQTIPFDGETPHIEDRLWAAQVIEHGAYIAYSPEAAVYHHHGINHHSDMNRAEAISDILVDKTMINGNDYPPFLAPEHEPVLFCLLGHSQKHHEPYVTATTELARSFPKARICISSEHPKSLENPDLTIFPRKASENHLTFVDILGKMLDRSGTKDFFPNCVVYLNPKSPEFDISRIRELTRLYYKGMYDSVFFARPEFNNLWAKNGDIYQQIGPDYSPRASKTPVYVALYGLGLATSPQFIRNGELVGSKVGIISREDSQ, encoded by the coding sequence ATGACACCCACTCTCCCCAAGGTTTCCATTATCATTCGAGCCCGTAATGAAGAATTCTGGCTGGGCCAGGCTCTGGCCCAGGTAAACACCCAGACCTATCGGGACTTTGAGACAATCCTAGTGGACAGTGGCAGCACGGACAACACCATTGCCATCTTCAGCCACTACCGCCCCGACGATCCGATTCTGCAGTTGAAAACCTTTCGCCCTGGCGATGCCATCAATAAGGGGATCGAGGCCGGAAAAGGTCAACTCGCTGTCATCCTATCTGCCCATTGCATCCCGGCCACAGAGAGCTGGCTGGAACATCTTGTTGAAACGATGGACGACGAACGCGTCGGGGCCGCTTACGGTCGACAACTGCCCCTGCCCTCCTCTCATCCCTTTGATAAACGAGACCTCCTGAATACTTTCGGCATTGAGCCCCGTCTCCAGAAGTTGGACACCTTCTTCCACAATGCCAACAGTATCATTCGCCGTTCATTATGGCAGACCATCCCCTTTGATGGCGAAACACCGCATATAGAGGATAGACTCTGGGCAGCACAAGTGATCGAACACGGTGCATACATCGCCTATTCGCCTGAAGCCGCTGTTTATCACCATCACGGGATCAACCATCATTCCGACATGAACCGGGCAGAGGCCATTTCGGATATCCTGGTTGATAAAACCATGATAAACGGCAACGACTATCCGCCATTCCTGGCCCCCGAGCATGAGCCTGTCCTCTTTTGTCTACTGGGCCACTCCCAAAAGCACCACGAACCTTATGTGACCGCAACCACCGAACTGGCGCGAAGCTTCCCTAAAGCCCGCATCTGCATTAGTTCTGAACACCCAAAATCGCTGGAGAACCCAGATCTTACTATTTTCCCCAGAAAGGCCAGCGAGAACCATCTGACATTTGTTGATATTTTGGGAAAAATGCTCGACCGATCGGGAACAAAGGACTTCTTCCCCAACTGCGTCGTCTACCTGAACCCCAAATCCCCGGAATTCGATATTTCACGAATTCGGGAACTGACCCGCCTTTACTACAAAGGCATGTACGACTCTGTCTTCTTCGCCCGTCCAGAATTTAACAATCTATGGGCAAAAAACGGTGACATCTACCAACAAATTGGCCCAGACTACAGCCCCCGCGCAAGCAAGACACCGGTGTACGTTGCCTTATACGGCCTAGGGCTGGCGACCAGCCCACAATTCATCCGCAACGGCGAACTGGTCGGCTCCAAGGTTGGCATCATCTCCAGAGAGGATTCGCAATGA
- a CDS encoding polysaccharide deacetylase family protein, which yields MEYVNYSAQLKKNSLRSVARHLVLDGLAAFWRFTGRIDRGLSRPRVHFLYLHHVFPDEIKGFRRLIEMLIENGQTIISYSEAVGRVHRGAIDRSYICFSFDDGIANNLAAAEVLAEYNISACFFLNSGIVGEMSADKVLEHCRVRFFGSPLLRFLDWDDVSRMQSLGHEIGGHTSTHVNMRDTPEPELRREIEQDREVLIRRCGEIHHFSWPYGRFIHFSLQAKRMVFAIGYKSVASAVRGCHVAENRQPCLRRENIVATWPLAHAKFFMARSSLASSSSDNGWGGLERRPV from the coding sequence ATGGAATATGTTAACTACTCAGCACAACTGAAGAAGAATAGTCTGAGAAGCGTAGCCCGCCATTTAGTGCTGGATGGTTTAGCTGCTTTTTGGCGATTTACTGGTCGGATTGATCGAGGGTTGTCCCGCCCCAGGGTCCATTTCCTTTATCTGCATCATGTCTTTCCTGATGAAATCAAGGGTTTCCGTCGTTTGATTGAAATGCTCATCGAAAATGGGCAGACGATCATAAGCTATTCAGAAGCAGTGGGCCGGGTCCACCGTGGAGCTATTGATAGATCCTATATCTGTTTTTCCTTTGATGACGGTATTGCCAACAACCTTGCCGCAGCCGAAGTGCTTGCAGAATACAATATCTCTGCGTGTTTTTTCCTGAATTCGGGCATAGTCGGGGAAATGTCTGCGGACAAGGTGCTTGAGCATTGTCGGGTTCGTTTTTTTGGTTCGCCCTTGCTTCGGTTTCTTGACTGGGATGATGTCTCTCGGATGCAGTCCTTGGGGCATGAGATTGGGGGGCACACCTCAACACATGTGAACATGAGGGATACCCCTGAACCTGAGTTGCGAAGGGAAATTGAGCAAGATCGAGAGGTTTTAATCAGGCGATGTGGGGAGATTCATCATTTTTCATGGCCCTATGGCCGGTTTATCCATTTTTCCCTGCAGGCCAAAAGAATGGTTTTTGCCATCGGGTACAAGAGTGTCGCTTCGGCTGTCCGTGGATGCCATGTTGCGGAAAACCGACAGCCTTGCTTGCGTCGGGAAAATATTGTCGCCACATGGCCCTTGGCGCACGCTAAATTTTTCATGGCGAGAAGTTCTCTTGCTTCAAGTTCAAGTGATAACGGGTGGGGCGGTTTAGAACGGAGACCGGTATAG
- a CDS encoding B12-binding domain-containing radical SAM protein — translation MTAENQGHARRARLKRVVVVNPANYGRNMAGLRPPFGLLTLVSGLMGLGVEVIWIDADLIRSRQKVFAELRDYLDCDLLMIGGLSTAYKSIKEIISFVESSGSSIKIVVGGRVAKDTGDVVWKFNPRLDMLCRQEGEFVVKDYVEHWPDYKKVRGIEYRMGDDIVVNDVAPTPATFADVPRMRWEILDKSYFAEQGFLLTGRGCPYKCGFCRKKDSLVEKHRSMEFEEILDDIRYLLEKRGVNKITFVDEFFMQNKKRVENLCHAFQTLGVSFSWVCTTRANIIGEGDVPLLRLMKESGCSAINMGLESGSQDMLDKMNKKLRIEQSERAVSAARRAGLKIRPTFIFGFPGETRRTALESVRWRRRWGLKGGFFYATPYPGSDLYDQWLQRDSVDLAKEEAWLLMGPNLNYCNVNLTDMPDWKLRLLGIECALRLNPKRFISKKIQGLKRRLKGS, via the coding sequence ATGACAGCTGAGAACCAAGGGCATGCCAGGCGGGCAAGGTTGAAGCGTGTCGTCGTTGTAAATCCTGCCAATTATGGTCGGAACATGGCGGGTCTGAGACCTCCTTTTGGACTTTTGACTCTAGTCTCGGGACTTATGGGGCTGGGGGTTGAGGTGATATGGATCGATGCTGATCTGATCCGATCTAGGCAAAAAGTGTTTGCTGAACTGCGCGACTATTTGGATTGCGATTTGCTCATGATAGGTGGTTTATCCACTGCCTATAAGTCTATTAAAGAAATTATATCCTTTGTTGAAAGTTCAGGTTCAAGCATCAAAATTGTTGTGGGTGGGAGGGTCGCCAAAGACACGGGAGATGTTGTTTGGAAGTTTAACCCCCGACTGGACATGCTTTGCCGGCAGGAAGGGGAGTTCGTCGTCAAGGACTATGTCGAGCACTGGCCTGATTACAAGAAGGTCAGAGGGATTGAATATCGCATGGGGGACGATATTGTTGTGAACGATGTCGCTCCTACGCCAGCCACTTTTGCTGACGTGCCCAGGATGAGGTGGGAGATTTTGGACAAGAGTTATTTTGCGGAGCAGGGTTTTTTGCTTACTGGGCGTGGGTGTCCTTACAAATGTGGTTTTTGTCGAAAAAAAGATAGCCTGGTCGAAAAGCATCGAAGCATGGAGTTTGAAGAGATACTGGATGACATTCGGTATCTCTTAGAGAAGCGTGGCGTAAATAAGATCACGTTTGTGGATGAATTTTTCATGCAAAACAAAAAACGCGTAGAAAATTTGTGTCACGCTTTCCAAACATTGGGTGTTTCCTTTAGCTGGGTTTGTACGACTCGAGCGAATATCATCGGTGAAGGGGATGTTCCGCTCCTGCGTTTGATGAAGGAGTCCGGTTGTTCTGCCATTAACATGGGGTTGGAAAGCGGAAGCCAGGACATGCTTGATAAGATGAATAAGAAGTTGCGTATTGAGCAATCTGAACGAGCTGTTTCTGCGGCGCGACGAGCAGGCTTGAAAATTCGTCCCACGTTCATTTTTGGCTTTCCTGGTGAAACTCGAAGGACAGCTCTTGAGTCTGTTCGATGGCGTAGGCGGTGGGGTTTGAAGGGAGGGTTCTTTTACGCTACCCCCTATCCTGGTTCTGATCTGTATGATCAATGGCTGCAAAGAGATAGTGTTGATTTGGCTAAAGAGGAAGCGTGGTTGCTGATGGGGCCAAATCTTAACTACTGCAATGTGAATTTGACGGATATGCCGGATTGGAAGCTAAGATTGTTGGGAATTGAGTGCGCGTTGCGCCTGAATCCCAAGAGATTTATTAGTAAAAAAATCCAAGGATTGAAGCGTCGCCTAAAAGGTTCGTAA
- a CDS encoding NAD(P)-dependent oxidoreductase — MYKLLVVTPIAHIRGLREKLASKFDLLEYPDPLFEDVVEVLPEADVIFTNPNKSKLPIDSKLQQAMTKLKVITTASTGLIHIDLIEAGRRGVEVISLTKELATIEKISSTAEHALALTLSALRRVPWSFSDVLDGNWDYEKFIGRQIDHLTVGVVGYGRLGKMYARYAQALGAEVLVCDPAYGSDNCPFPVQDMAEMVPRCDIISLHIHATSENLGLIGSELLASAREDLLLVNTSRGEVVDEKALQTFLGRNPGACYATDVLASEQTSKWDSPIYGLAKSGGNVLITPHTGGMTREAQEIAYHRVADMLIECAESL; from the coding sequence ATGTATAAACTCTTAGTGGTTACGCCCATTGCACATATACGTGGTCTTCGTGAGAAGCTCGCATCTAAATTTGATTTGTTGGAATATCCTGATCCTTTGTTTGAGGACGTTGTCGAAGTCCTCCCTGAGGCTGATGTTATCTTCACCAATCCAAATAAATCCAAGCTTCCTATTGATTCAAAACTCCAGCAGGCAATGACTAAGCTGAAGGTGATTACAACGGCTTCGACGGGGTTGATCCATATTGATTTGATCGAGGCTGGGAGACGGGGGGTAGAGGTGATCTCCTTGACGAAAGAGTTGGCTACCATCGAGAAGATAAGTTCAACCGCTGAACATGCTCTGGCGCTGACCTTGTCTGCGCTGAGGCGTGTTCCTTGGTCTTTTTCGGATGTGTTGGACGGTAATTGGGATTATGAAAAATTCATTGGTCGGCAAATTGATCATTTGACTGTAGGTGTCGTGGGGTATGGTCGTCTGGGGAAAATGTATGCTCGTTATGCCCAGGCATTGGGAGCTGAGGTGCTTGTGTGCGATCCGGCATATGGTTCGGATAACTGTCCCTTTCCTGTGCAAGACATGGCTGAGATGGTTCCTCGTTGCGATATAATTAGTTTGCATATTCATGCAACATCTGAAAATTTGGGATTAATTGGGTCCGAGTTGTTGGCTTCTGCCAGAGAAGATCTGCTTCTGGTGAATACTTCTCGTGGTGAAGTCGTGGACGAAAAGGCGTTGCAGACTTTTCTAGGTAGAAACCCAGGGGCTTGTTACGCTACAGATGTGCTTGCTAGCGAGCAGACTTCCAAGTGGGATAGTCCTATCTATGGCTTAGCGAAGTCTGGGGGGAATGTGTTGATTACTCCGCACACAGGCGGAATGACGCGCGAGGCCCAGGAAATTGCTTATCACCGAGTGGCAGATATGCTTATTGAATGTGCAGAATCACTTTAG
- a CDS encoding radical SAM/SPASM domain-containing protein, protein MFNVDVFNRLRNKYFALASRLMPGRKEEFRLRRLAADALEPPTPRVRSLPGHALIEINNTCNLNCIMCNTKMSKRPKGYMTPDLFERIAKQLKQAGSLYPGLHTVGETFVYPDLPALFDIARSLDYPLFISTNAQFPDRLAPLLESHSDMIHHLRFSIDAADAETYSSIRRGGRLDKVMESLEVVRRFNMTSSRPVLLEAGFVMSATNIAEVGPFIKMLEPYCPPDKVRFNLIDGISPDASYFRTTFPFKNLIKPARPCRMVFRNVFFTHDGKVSLCCRDYDAEVVIGDITKQDLTTIWASPEAGRVRDMHLGKKSMTIKSCVGCFVSNRSVSSLVNLYIHQLYASGMDSDRIGHEAWTFVQGVNDQVGAGGDLQAYVLGAFSKIQ, encoded by the coding sequence ATGTTCAATGTGGATGTTTTTAATCGATTGCGGAACAAATACTTTGCTCTTGCTTCTAGGCTGATGCCAGGAAGGAAAGAGGAATTTCGGCTCAGGCGGTTGGCTGCAGACGCTCTTGAACCCCCCACCCCAAGGGTGCGGTCGTTGCCAGGGCATGCTTTGATCGAGATTAACAATACCTGCAATTTGAATTGCATTATGTGCAATACAAAGATGTCGAAGCGCCCTAAGGGGTACATGACGCCTGATCTTTTTGAGCGAATTGCCAAGCAATTGAAGCAGGCTGGGTCATTGTATCCTGGGTTGCACACGGTGGGTGAAACATTTGTATATCCTGATCTTCCTGCGTTGTTCGATATCGCCCGTTCTCTGGATTATCCACTTTTTATCAGCACCAATGCCCAGTTCCCGGATCGATTGGCTCCGCTTCTGGAGTCGCATTCCGATATGATTCACCACTTGCGGTTCTCCATTGATGCCGCTGATGCAGAAACATATTCGTCCATTCGCAGAGGGGGCAGGCTCGATAAGGTCATGGAGAGCCTGGAGGTTGTCAGGCGCTTTAACATGACTTCCAGTCGTCCGGTTCTGTTGGAGGCGGGTTTTGTAATGAGCGCGACCAATATCGCAGAAGTCGGTCCTTTTATAAAGATGCTGGAGCCCTATTGCCCTCCCGACAAGGTTCGATTCAACCTGATTGACGGGATATCGCCCGATGCCAGTTATTTTCGGACGACTTTTCCGTTCAAGAATCTGATCAAGCCGGCAAGACCCTGCCGGATGGTCTTTAGGAATGTGTTTTTTACACATGATGGGAAAGTGTCTCTGTGTTGTCGCGATTACGACGCCGAAGTTGTTATTGGCGATATTACCAAGCAGGATTTGACCACTATTTGGGCGAGCCCGGAAGCAGGGCGTGTAAGAGATATGCATTTGGGCAAAAAGTCGATGACGATCAAGAGTTGTGTCGGTTGTTTTGTATCCAATCGCTCAGTTAGCAGCCTTGTGAATTTGTATATTCATCAACTGTATGCATCTGGAATGGATTCCGACAGGATCGGACATGAGGCTTGGACATTCGTTCAGGGTGTCAATGATCAGGTGGGTGCAGGTGGCGACCTCCAAGCGTATGTTTTGGGAGCCTTTTCAAAAATTCAATAA
- a CDS encoding cytidylyltransferase domain-containing protein: MINGKKVLGVTLARGGSKSVPKKNIRPLAGKPVIAYTIEAAKRSAYLDDYIVSTDDQEIADVSASFGARIPFLRPVNLATDTATSGDALVHAVAYVEQETGEKFDYVVEMMATNPLKTTAQIDQAIEMLDAKKADSVIAVTRVYDQHPARIKKLDDEGRLEDFCIPEPLEARRQDLTPPAYIRCGSIYTIRRDYLMETKARYGSQESYALVIPDDESINVDTELDFAVAEILMQRQKQ; this comes from the coding sequence ATGATTAATGGGAAAAAAGTCCTTGGCGTCACCCTCGCCAGAGGCGGCTCCAAATCCGTACCCAAAAAGAATATCCGCCCCCTGGCGGGAAAACCCGTCATCGCCTACACCATTGAGGCGGCCAAACGCTCGGCCTATCTGGATGACTACATCGTCTCCACGGATGACCAGGAAATCGCTGATGTTTCCGCATCCTTCGGTGCAAGGATCCCCTTCCTCCGCCCAGTCAATCTCGCCACAGATACGGCGACTTCGGGTGACGCCTTGGTCCATGCCGTTGCTTACGTCGAGCAGGAGACCGGGGAAAAATTCGATTATGTGGTTGAGATGATGGCCACCAACCCCCTCAAGACCACGGCACAGATCGACCAAGCCATAGAGATGCTCGACGCCAAGAAAGCAGACTCGGTCATCGCCGTCACCAGGGTCTACGACCAGCATCCGGCCCGTATCAAGAAGCTAGACGACGAGGGCCGCCTGGAAGACTTCTGCATTCCCGAACCGCTGGAAGCCCGCCGACAGGATCTCACCCCTCCAGCCTACATCCGTTGCGGATCGATCTACACCATCAGACGTGACTATCTGATGGAAACCAAGGCCCGTTACGGCTCTCAGGAATCCTATGCCTTGGTCATCCCCGATGACGAATCTATCAATGTGGACACGGAACTCGATTTCGCAGTGGCTGAAATTCTGATGCAGCGTCAGAAACAATAA
- a CDS encoding putative sugar O-methyltransferase codes for MIDSDVVFRERLVNYLNTIDAYRDGEMYSKLWGNFIREFSLGQDGMQGLPQLNQTQCRGYVPRERRVGRVDRQEWIEDAVGWSVNMVYVLAEAIAKRLKSKKVRHKYDWRTYRIKRFLRMQGIDYRAELSKGYPANSISSSFFALRAVYYQRLLLQYSRSVVANPQRILEVGAGVGTLAIMLARMLKPREYVVVDLPEMLPVLAIEVRRHYPEARVVFPNEEVPERSLGNSVTFVLRTPTQHTSIQDESVDIALNIDSFAEMPIQAARSYVEMFNRTLAKGGVMFLANRESRVHDGQAEINSMWTLPYDPNHEVMLFEHCPMRHYVMSGKTPNINRISRK; via the coding sequence ATGATTGATTCTGATGTGGTTTTTCGCGAAAGACTTGTAAACTATTTGAATACTATTGATGCTTATCGTGACGGTGAAATGTATTCAAAGCTCTGGGGAAACTTCATTCGTGAATTTTCTTTAGGGCAGGATGGAATGCAAGGGTTGCCGCAGCTAAACCAGACTCAGTGCCGGGGATATGTGCCCAGAGAACGCCGCGTGGGCAGGGTTGATCGGCAGGAGTGGATTGAAGATGCTGTGGGGTGGTCGGTTAATATGGTTTATGTGTTGGCTGAAGCCATTGCGAAGCGTCTCAAGAGCAAAAAAGTCCGGCATAAATATGATTGGCGGACGTATCGAATAAAGCGCTTTCTAAGGATGCAGGGGATAGATTACCGCGCTGAGCTCAGTAAGGGATATCCAGCCAATAGTATTAGCTCTTCCTTTTTTGCCTTGCGGGCTGTGTACTATCAACGCTTGCTATTGCAATATTCGAGGTCTGTTGTTGCCAATCCGCAGAGGATTCTCGAGGTTGGGGCCGGGGTTGGTACCTTGGCGATTATGCTTGCGCGGATGCTTAAACCGCGTGAGTACGTTGTTGTTGATCTGCCCGAAATGCTCCCTGTTTTAGCAATAGAAGTGAGGCGTCATTACCCTGAGGCCAGAGTTGTTTTTCCTAATGAGGAGGTGCCTGAGCGGTCTTTGGGCAATTCTGTGACATTCGTCTTGCGGACTCCTACGCAGCATACTTCGATTCAAGATGAAAGTGTGGATATTGCGCTCAACATTGATTCATTTGCCGAAATGCCTATTCAGGCTGCGCGCTCCTATGTTGAGATGTTCAATAGAACCTTGGCCAAGGGTGGGGTCATGTTTTTGGCCAACCGCGAATCGCGAGTTCATGATGGACAGGCGGAAATTAACTCCATGTGGACGTTGCCTTACGACCCAAATCATGAGGTGATGCTATTTGAGCATTGTCCTATGCGCCATTATGTGATGAGCGGGAAAACTCCCAATATCAACAGGATTAGCCGTAAATGA
- a CDS encoding N-acetylneuraminate synthase family protein → MDLIAEIGWNHMGDFDLIEKMTRAAAEAGATYAKFQTWSEPQLKAGPWDDDGRRDIYKKAQLSVEDFQKTKAVCEANNVGFLTSLFNPEDIEPMAAISDAAIKIPSPEISNIRLLEGVAKRFKKVFFSTGASTEQEIDTALSILRKGSAEIVILHCVSLYPCPDEKVNLPRIATLRTKHDKVGFSDHTPDNLSALFAVGMGVDCIEKHFTIDNNLPGRDNLFALLPDAFKEIAEAAARFQAMNADLGLNFLPEEQEVREVYRGRWSQEA, encoded by the coding sequence ATGGATCTCATAGCCGAAATTGGCTGGAATCATATGGGCGACTTCGACCTCATCGAAAAGATGACTAGGGCCGCAGCCGAGGCTGGAGCCACCTACGCGAAATTCCAAACATGGAGCGAGCCACAGCTCAAAGCTGGCCCGTGGGATGACGACGGTCGACGCGACATCTACAAAAAAGCCCAGCTTTCCGTGGAGGACTTCCAAAAGACCAAAGCTGTTTGCGAAGCCAATAATGTCGGCTTTCTAACCAGTCTGTTCAACCCGGAAGACATCGAACCAATGGCGGCAATCTCCGATGCGGCCATAAAGATTCCATCTCCAGAAATTTCCAATATCCGACTGCTTGAAGGCGTAGCTAAACGCTTCAAGAAAGTATTCTTTTCCACCGGCGCCAGCACAGAGCAAGAAATCGATACGGCGCTTTCCATTCTTCGCAAGGGATCGGCCGAAATTGTCATCCTACATTGCGTTTCGCTCTATCCCTGCCCGGACGAAAAGGTGAACCTGCCCCGCATTGCGACCCTACGGACAAAGCACGACAAGGTCGGCTTCTCTGATCATACCCCGGACAACCTGAGCGCCCTTTTCGCGGTGGGCATGGGTGTTGATTGCATCGAAAAGCATTTCACCATCGATAACAACCTGCCGGGACGCGACAACCTCTTTGCCCTGCTACCCGATGCCTTCAAGGAAATCGCAGAAGCCGCGGCAAGATTCCAGGCAATGAATGCGGATCTGGGGCTTAATTTCCTGCCCGAGGAACAAGAGGTGCGCGAAGTATACCGAGGCCGATGGAGCCAAGAGGCTTAA